Proteins encoded in a region of the Dorea longicatena genome:
- a CDS encoding metal-dependent transcriptional regulator, with translation MSNVLNESAENYLETILILSQKLPVVRSVDIANELGFKKSSVSVAMKNLREKEHIKVDEQGFIHLTPSGLEIANMIYERHTLLSSWLIHLGVPADVAAADACKMEHVISKESFEAIKRHVYENKEV, from the coding sequence ATGAGCAATGTATTAAATGAATCTGCTGAGAACTACCTTGAAACGATTCTGATTTTAAGCCAGAAACTGCCTGTAGTGCGTTCCGTAGATATTGCCAATGAGCTTGGATTCAAGAAATCCAGCGTCAGTGTTGCCATGAAGAACCTTCGCGAGAAGGAACATATTAAAGTAGATGAGCAGGGATTTATTCATTTGACACCATCCGGCCTGGAGATTGCAAATATGATTTACGAACGCCACACACTTTTATCATCCTGGCTGATACATCTCGGCGTACCTGCGGATGTCGCTGCTGCCGATGCATGTAAGATGGAGCATGTGATCAGTAAAGAAAGTTTCGAAGCGATCAAGAGACATGTATACGAGAACAAAGAAGTGTAA
- a CDS encoding nitroreductase, producing the protein MNESIKNMIERRSVRGYKPDMIPKEDLDLILEAGTYAATGMGMQSPVIVAVTDKATRDQLSKMNADVMGTDTDPFYGAPVVLVVLADKNRPTHIYDGSLVMGNLMNAAASLGIGSCWIHRAKEVFASEEGKALLKKWGVEGDYEGIGHCVLGYPAGDVPKAKPRKENYVYHVD; encoded by the coding sequence ATGAACGAAAGTATTAAAAACATGATCGAACGCCGCAGTGTACGCGGTTACAAACCGGACATGATCCCGAAAGAAGATCTGGATCTGATTCTTGAAGCAGGCACTTATGCCGCAACCGGCATGGGAATGCAGTCACCGGTTATTGTTGCCGTTACAGACAAAGCCACCCGCGATCAGCTTTCCAAAATGAATGCGGATGTCATGGGAACTGATACAGATCCGTTCTACGGAGCACCGGTTGTCCTGGTTGTATTAGCTGATAAGAACAGACCGACACATATCTATGACGGAAGCCTTGTCATGGGCAATCTGATGAATGCTGCCGCTTCTCTTGGAATCGGAAGCTGCTGGATCCACCGGGCGAAAGAAGTCTTTGCATCGGAAGAAGGTAAGGCTCTTTTGAAAAAATGGGGCGTGGAAGGTGATTATGAAGGCATCGGACACTGCGTGCTCGGATATCCGGCCGGAGATGTGCCGAAAGCGAAGCCTCGTAAAGAGAATTATGTGTATCATGTAGATTAA
- a CDS encoding 5-methyltetrahydropteroyltriglutamate--homocysteine S-methyltransferase, translating into MSKYQTPYRYDFVGSFLRPQEVKQAKADYSEGKITKEECDAIVDKAVTEVVAKQKELGFHIITDGEFRRTYWHLDFMWGFEGVGHEQTGAGVQFNAEMAAVEDTYLTGKVKAKAHPFVEGFKFLKQFEDENTVAKYTIPAPAQMFQQMIVPANFENTRKYYATNEELIQDIGKAYQEVIRQFYEAGCSNLQLDDCTWGAIVGDAAKQRYERLGLDLNKVKAQLLEVNNLALEGKPEDMVITSHICRGNYHSTFFTSGPYDSVADYVFAKENVDALFLEYDDARSGGFAPLAKVSEDKKVVLGLITTKSPELEDKETVIKRIYEAAKYIPLERLCLSPQCGFASCEIGNKLTEEEQWAKLKLVKEIAEEVWKDA; encoded by the coding sequence ATGAGCAAATACCAGACACCATACAGATATGATTTTGTGGGAAGCTTTTTAAGACCACAGGAAGTAAAACAGGCAAAAGCAGATTACAGCGAAGGAAAGATCACAAAAGAAGAATGTGATGCAATCGTTGATAAGGCAGTCACAGAAGTAGTTGCAAAGCAGAAAGAATTGGGATTCCACATCATTACAGACGGAGAATTCAGAAGAACTTACTGGCATCTGGACTTTATGTGGGGATTCGAAGGCGTTGGTCATGAGCAGACAGGAGCCGGCGTACAGTTCAATGCAGAGATGGCAGCAGTAGAAGATACTTACCTGACAGGAAAAGTAAAGGCAAAAGCACATCCATTTGTAGAAGGATTCAAATTCTTAAAACAGTTCGAAGATGAGAACACCGTTGCAAAATATACAATCCCGGCACCGGCACAGATGTTCCAGCAGATGATCGTTCCGGCAAACTTTGAGAATACAAGAAAATATTATGCAACAAACGAAGAATTGATTCAGGACATCGGAAAAGCATATCAGGAAGTTATCAGACAGTTCTATGAAGCGGGGTGCAGTAACCTTCAGTTAGATGACTGTACATGGGGCGCAATCGTAGGAGATGCCGCAAAGCAGAGATATGAGAGACTGGGGCTGGATCTGAACAAAGTAAAAGCACAGTTACTGGAAGTGAATAACCTTGCATTAGAAGGAAAACCGGAAGATATGGTGATTACTTCACATATCTGCAGAGGTAACTATCACTCTACATTCTTCACAAGCGGCCCATATGATTCCGTAGCAGACTATGTATTTGCAAAGGAAAATGTAGACGCTTTATTCCTGGAGTATGATGATGCAAGATCGGGCGGATTTGCGCCGCTGGCAAAGGTTTCAGAAGATAAGAAAGTCGTTCTGGGACTGATCACAACTAAGTCACCGGAACTTGAAGACAAAGAAACAGTGATCAAACGAATCTATGAAGCAGCAAAATATATTCCACTTGAGAGATTGTGTTTAAGCCCGCAGTGCGGATTTGCATCCTGTGAAATTGGTAACAAACTGACAGAAGAAGAGCAGTGGGCAAAATTAAAACTGGTGAAAGAAATCGCAGAAGAGGTATGGAAGGACGCATAA
- a CDS encoding MATE family efflux transporter, which translates to MRLEGKSLKSDFLRFIIPSIIAQWVFSLYTMVDGIFVARGVSEVALTAVNISMPFTTGLFSISILFAVGNSTIVAILLGQGEKERANEVFTQNVVLLCTLSVLITILVIVFLEPFARFLGATDNILSYAKTYIGTIAPFSMVYILSYSFETLIKTDGYPKLATIYVTSGSVLNCILDYILVMVLHKGVWGAAFATGISQTAVILLYLWHFLGPKGTIRFSKFHLMPSEIWRQIRNGMSSGVTEFSSGIIIFFFNQAILKYIGEYALVSYTIISYVNTIVVMSMAGIAQGSQPLISYYYGKNEPGKYKKLLKYGITAALVGSVGAVVVCYMGAGGIVRLFLKESEASLIKYSVRVFRIFILSFLIAGLNVVLGGYFTSVERAGFATMISLTRSLVALVISLVFLTAVFGGEAIWWAPVIAESCCVVLALGLYRWYRKREK; encoded by the coding sequence ATGAGACTTGAGGGAAAGTCTTTAAAAAGTGATTTTTTACGTTTTATTATCCCATCGATCATTGCCCAGTGGGTATTCTCGCTTTATACCATGGTAGACGGAATATTTGTGGCAAGAGGAGTGTCAGAAGTGGCATTAACTGCCGTCAATATCTCAATGCCATTTACAACGGGGCTGTTTTCCATCTCTATCCTGTTTGCGGTGGGAAATTCGACAATCGTGGCGATTCTTTTGGGACAGGGAGAAAAAGAACGTGCAAATGAAGTGTTTACCCAGAATGTTGTGCTGCTTTGCACATTATCGGTTCTGATCACAATTCTTGTAATAGTGTTTCTAGAGCCGTTTGCCAGATTTCTGGGAGCAACTGATAATATTCTCTCTTATGCGAAAACATATATTGGAACAATTGCACCATTTTCCATGGTATATATTCTCTCTTATTCATTTGAGACGTTGATCAAGACGGATGGCTATCCAAAACTTGCAACAATCTATGTAACGTCCGGGAGCGTACTGAACTGTATCCTGGATTATATTTTGGTCATGGTGTTACATAAAGGTGTCTGGGGGGCAGCGTTTGCTACGGGAATCTCGCAGACAGCAGTGATCCTCTTGTATCTGTGGCATTTCCTCGGACCGAAAGGAACGATAAGATTTTCGAAGTTCCATTTGATGCCGTCAGAAATCTGGCGTCAGATTCGCAATGGTATGTCGTCCGGCGTGACGGAATTCTCAAGTGGAATCATTATCTTCTTCTTTAATCAGGCAATCCTGAAGTACATCGGAGAATACGCACTGGTAAGTTATACGATCATCTCGTATGTGAATACGATCGTTGTCATGTCCATGGCAGGCATTGCACAGGGATCACAGCCATTGATCAGCTATTATTATGGGAAAAATGAACCGGGTAAATATAAAAAGCTTTTGAAATATGGAATCACGGCGGCTCTTGTGGGTTCCGTAGGAGCAGTTGTCGTATGTTATATGGGAGCAGGCGGCATTGTAAGACTGTTTTTGAAAGAAAGTGAAGCATCGTTGATTAAGTATTCCGTAAGGGTGTTCCGTATCTTTATCCTGTCTTTCCTGATTGCGGGACTCAATGTGGTTCTTGGCGGATATTTTACTTCTGTAGAAAGGGCCGGATTTGCAACGATGATCTCGCTTACAAGGAGTCTGGTTGCACTGGTGATCAGTCTGGTGTTCCTTACGGCAGTATTTGGAGGAGAAGCGATCTGGTGGGCACCGGTGATTGCGGAGAGCTGCTGTGTGGTGCTGGCACTGGGGCTTTATCGGTGGTACAGGAAAAGAGAAAAATGA
- a CDS encoding MerR family transcriptional regulator — MKQFYKINEISKLYNIGPDSLRYYEKLGLLAPKRGKNNYRLYTLDDLWRLNIIRDLRRLGFPMEKIREYMDNRSVENTRKLLTEELDAIHQQIQELNRLQKNVEERLQTLSGAEDQTLLKIRLQTFPDRYCHTLNTPYHTDEEMDLLVKQLLNKNTENLYIISNHNIGSFLPLKEINNGQYENYSGVFIIDNYGEYCLSGGTYLTFTYAGDYRQNVTYIPELLTYAARHGLVPDGPLLELIWVDNHQSADISEHITELQLRVYPKD, encoded by the coding sequence ATGAAGCAGTTTTACAAAATTAATGAAATATCCAAACTATACAATATCGGACCAGATTCTCTCCGCTATTATGAAAAGCTGGGCCTTCTGGCACCAAAACGCGGGAAAAATAATTATCGGCTATATACTCTTGATGACCTGTGGCGACTGAACATCATCCGCGATCTGCGTCGTCTGGGATTCCCTATGGAAAAGATCCGGGAATATATGGACAACCGAAGCGTAGAAAATACACGTAAACTACTCACGGAAGAGCTCGATGCCATTCATCAGCAGATTCAGGAATTAAATCGCCTGCAGAAAAACGTTGAAGAACGTCTGCAGACATTATCCGGTGCCGAAGACCAGACATTACTTAAAATCCGGCTGCAGACGTTCCCTGACCGCTATTGCCATACATTGAATACACCTTACCATACAGATGAGGAGATGGATCTTCTGGTAAAACAGTTGTTGAATAAAAATACGGAGAATCTTTATATTATCAGCAACCATAACATTGGCTCATTCCTTCCGCTTAAGGAAATCAATAACGGGCAGTATGAAAATTATTCCGGTGTATTTATCATCGATAATTACGGAGAGTATTGTCTCAGTGGCGGCACTTATCTTACATTCACCTACGCAGGGGATTACCGTCAGAATGTTACTTATATTCCAGAACTTTTAACTTATGCAGCCCGTCACGGTCTGGTTCCGGATGGACCTCTTCTGGAGCTGATCTGGGTAGACAACCATCAATCGGCAGATATCAGCGAACATATTACAGAACTTCAATTACGAGTATATCCGAAAGACTGA
- a CDS encoding LL-diaminopimelate aminotransferase, producing MFKVNQDYLKLPGSYLFSTVARKQREYQAAHPEAEIIKLSIGDVTQPLAPAIVEALHGAVDEMAHAETFHGYAPDLGYEFLRSAMAKNDYQAKGCDINADEIFISDGAKEDCGNIQEIFSKDSKIAVCDPVYPVYVDTNVMAGRTGTYDAATGTWSNVIYMPCTKETNFAPEIPEETPDIIYLCFPNNPTGSTITKELLQKWVDYANEVGAVIIYDAAYEAYISEKEVPHSIYECDGARTCAIEIRSFSKNAGFTGVRLSATVIPKDVKSGDVMLHSLWARRHGTKFNGTSYIIQKAGEAVYSDAGKEQLSAQVAYYMNNAKVIKEGLKDAGYNVSGGVNAPYIWLETPKGMTSWDFFDYLLDKANVVGTPGSGFGPSGEGYFRLTAFGTYENTVAAIERIKKM from the coding sequence ATGTTTAAAGTAAACCAGGATTATTTGAAGTTACCAGGAAGCTATCTGTTCTCAACAGTAGCAAGAAAACAGCGTGAATATCAGGCAGCACATCCGGAAGCCGAGATTATTAAGTTAAGTATCGGTGATGTAACACAGCCTCTGGCACCGGCAATCGTTGAAGCTCTTCATGGAGCAGTTGACGAGATGGCACATGCAGAGACATTCCACGGATATGCACCGGATCTGGGATATGAGTTCTTAAGAAGTGCAATGGCTAAGAACGATTATCAGGCAAAAGGATGCGACATCAATGCAGATGAGATCTTCATTTCCGACGGAGCAAAAGAAGATTGCGGTAATATCCAGGAAATCTTCTCAAAGGACAGCAAGATCGCTGTATGTGATCCAGTATATCCGGTTTATGTAGATACAAATGTTATGGCAGGACGTACAGGTACATATGATGCTGCTACAGGAACATGGAGTAATGTCATCTATATGCCTTGTACAAAAGAGACGAACTTCGCACCGGAGATTCCGGAAGAGACACCGGATATCATTTATCTGTGCTTCCCAAATAACCCGACAGGTTCTACGATTACAAAAGAACTGCTGCAGAAATGGGTAGATTATGCAAATGAAGTCGGTGCAGTCATCATTTATGATGCAGCTTATGAGGCATATATTTCAGAAAAAGAAGTGCCGCATTCTATCTATGAATGTGACGGAGCAAGAACCTGTGCAATCGAGATCAGAAGTTTCTCTAAAAATGCAGGATTTACAGGCGTGCGTCTGAGTGCCACTGTAATTCCAAAAGATGTAAAATCCGGAGATGTGATGTTACATTCTCTGTGGGCAAGACGTCACGGTACAAAGTTTAACGGAACATCTTACATTATCCAGAAAGCAGGAGAGGCTGTATATTCTGACGCAGGAAAAGAGCAATTAAGCGCTCAGGTTGCTTATTACATGAACAATGCAAAAGTCATCAAAGAAGGCTTAAAAGATGCCGGATACAATGTATCAGGCGGTGTCAATGCACCATACATCTGGCTTGAGACACCTAAGGGAATGACCTCATGGGATTTCTTCGACTACCTGCTTGATAAGGCGAATGTAGTAGGTACTCCTGGATCAGGATTTGGACCAAGCGGAGAAGGATACTTCCGTCTGACTGCATTCGGAACATATGAGAATACGGTTGCAGCGATTGAAAGAATTAAGAAGATGTAA
- the dapF gene encoding diaminopimelate epimerase, whose amino-acid sequence MKFTKMQGLGNDYVYVNCFEEKIENPPAVARYVSDRHFGIGSDGLIMINPSEVADFEMEMYNADGSRGEMCGNGIRCVAKYVYDYGLTDKTQISVETLGGIKYLDLTVEDGKVVLVKVDMGKPELKSDLIPIISENEKVIDEPIEVDGQVYHMTGVSMGNPHTVIYVDDVKNLDLEKIGPKFENHERFPKRINTEFVHCIDRNTVEMRVWERGSGETLACGTGACAVAVASILNNLTDTRVTVKLLGGDLQIEWDQKKNHVFMTGPAKVVFDGVIDITEIKE is encoded by the coding sequence ATGAAGTTTACAAAGATGCAGGGACTGGGCAATGATTATGTCTATGTGAACTGTTTTGAAGAAAAGATAGAAAACCCGCCGGCGGTGGCGAGATATGTAAGTGACAGACATTTCGGAATTGGATCGGATGGACTGATCATGATCAATCCGTCCGAAGTAGCTGATTTTGAGATGGAGATGTATAACGCAGACGGTTCCCGCGGTGAGATGTGTGGAAATGGGATCCGGTGTGTGGCAAAATATGTCTATGATTACGGACTTACGGATAAGACACAGATCTCTGTAGAGACACTTGGCGGAATCAAATATCTGGATCTTACCGTAGAAGATGGAAAAGTGGTACTTGTCAAAGTAGACATGGGAAAACCGGAACTGAAATCAGATCTGATTCCTATCATATCAGAAAATGAAAAAGTAATTGATGAGCCAATCGAAGTAGATGGACAGGTATACCATATGACAGGTGTATCTATGGGAAATCCACATACAGTCATCTATGTGGATGATGTAAAGAATCTGGATCTGGAAAAGATCGGACCGAAATTCGAGAATCATGAGAGATTCCCAAAACGTATTAATACAGAATTTGTACATTGCATTGACCGGAATACAGTAGAGATGCGTGTATGGGAACGCGGTTCGGGTGAGACACTTGCATGTGGCACAGGAGCATGTGCCGTAGCCGTAGCCAGTATATTAAATAACTTGACAGATACGCGTGTTACGGTAAAATTATTAGGTGGAGACTTGCAGATCGAATGGGACCAGAAGAAGAATCATGTATTTATGACAGGCCCTGCAAAAGTTGTATTCGACGGCGTGATAGACATTACAGAGATAAAGGAGTAA
- a CDS encoding ANTAR domain-containing response regulator — translation MTGLIVVFPNKDNATNIRNLLARGGMDVIGVCTTGAQAMHYADTVDDGIVVCGYRMKDMMYTQLREYLPESFEMLLVASQDKWSSGDVEGIVGLSTPIKVYDLLNTVNMMLQSMDRRRKKRRKELKNRDPKQQETIRKAKELLMTRNNMSEEEAHRYLQKSSMDSGTNMVETAEMVLSIMAE, via the coding sequence GTGACAGGGCTTATTGTTGTATTCCCGAATAAAGATAATGCAACCAATATCAGAAACCTGCTGGCCAGAGGAGGCATGGATGTAATTGGTGTGTGTACCACCGGTGCGCAGGCCATGCATTATGCAGATACTGTAGACGATGGGATCGTGGTCTGCGGTTATCGGATGAAAGATATGATGTATACACAGCTTCGTGAATATTTACCAGAGTCATTTGAAATGCTTCTGGTAGCATCACAGGACAAATGGAGCAGTGGTGATGTGGAAGGAATCGTAGGCCTTTCTACGCCGATTAAAGTATATGATCTTCTGAATACTGTGAATATGATGCTGCAATCCATGGACCGGAGACGTAAGAAACGAAGGAAAGAACTGAAAAACAGAGATCCGAAGCAGCAGGAGACGATCAGAAAGGCAAAAGAACTTCTGATGACACGTAATAATATGTCGGAGGAAGAAGCACACAGGTATCTTCAGAAAAGCAGCATGGACAGCGGGACGAATATGGTTGAAACAGCAGAGATGGTACTGAGCATTATGGCAGAGTAA
- the glnA gene encoding type I glutamate--ammonia ligase — translation MNNYTREDILRMVEEEDVGFIRLQFTDIFGTMKNIAITTSQLEKALDNEIMFDGSSIEGFARVEESDMYLYPNLNTFEIFPWRPQQGKVARLICDVYKPDGTPYESDPRYILKKVMEDAKEMGYEFNVGPELEFFLFHTDDDGLPTTLSHESAGYFDLGPLDLGENARRDMVLTLEDMGFEIESSHHEAAPAQHEIDFRYDEALTTADNIMTFKLVVKTIAKRHGLHATFMPKPKFGINGSGMHLNMSISRDGINVFQDASDEYGLSKEAYCFIGGIMKHMKALTFITNPSVNSYKRLIPGFEAPVYIAWSAKNRTPLIRIPGTRGEYTRVELRNPDPSANPYLALAVCLAAGLDGIKEGTMPPKAVNRNVYEMTDEERKIFGIEKLPGSLIEAAKEFQKDTFIQEILGEDLSRKYIEAKASEYQDYRIQITDWELEKYLHLL, via the coding sequence ATGAACAATTACACAAGAGAAGATATATTGAGAATGGTAGAAGAAGAGGATGTAGGATTTATCCGGCTGCAGTTTACGGATATTTTCGGAACCATGAAAAATATCGCGATAACCACAAGCCAGCTGGAAAAAGCACTGGATAATGAAATCATGTTTGATGGATCATCTATAGAAGGTTTTGCAAGAGTAGAAGAGTCGGATATGTATCTGTATCCGAATCTGAATACATTTGAGATATTTCCATGGAGACCGCAGCAGGGAAAAGTTGCCAGACTGATCTGTGATGTGTATAAACCAGATGGAACGCCTTATGAAAGTGATCCGAGATATATCCTGAAAAAAGTAATGGAAGATGCGAAAGAGATGGGATACGAATTTAATGTCGGACCTGAGCTGGAATTCTTCCTGTTCCATACAGATGATGACGGATTGCCGACCACGCTGTCACATGAAAGTGCCGGATATTTTGATCTCGGGCCTCTGGACCTTGGTGAGAATGCAAGACGTGATATGGTGTTGACGCTGGAAGATATGGGATTTGAGATTGAATCTTCCCATCATGAGGCGGCTCCGGCGCAGCATGAGATAGATTTCCGTTATGATGAGGCGCTGACGACCGCAGATAATATTATGACATTTAAACTTGTAGTTAAGACGATCGCAAAACGTCATGGGTTACATGCAACATTTATGCCAAAACCGAAATTCGGGATCAATGGTTCTGGTATGCACCTGAACATGTCTATTAGCAGAGACGGAATCAATGTATTCCAGGATGCCAGTGATGAATATGGACTTAGCAAAGAAGCATATTGCTTTATCGGCGGAATTATGAAACACATGAAGGCACTGACTTTTATCACGAATCCAAGTGTTAACTCGTACAAGCGCCTGATCCCTGGATTTGAAGCTCCGGTATATATTGCATGGTCTGCAAAGAACCGTACACCTCTGATCCGTATTCCGGGAACACGAGGGGAGTATACAAGAGTCGAACTTCGTAACCCGGATCCGTCGGCTAACCCATATCTTGCACTGGCGGTATGCCTGGCAGCAGGACTGGACGGAATCAAGGAAGGAACGATGCCGCCGAAGGCAGTAAACCGTAATGTATATGAGATGACAGATGAAGAGCGCAAGATTTTCGGAATTGAAAAATTGCCGGGAAGTTTAATAGAGGCAGCAAAAGAATTTCAGAAGGATACATTTATCCAGGAGATATTAGGAGAAGACCTATCAAGAAAATATATAGAAGCTAAGGCATCTGAGTATCAGGATTACAGAATCCAGATTACAGACTGGGAACTTGAAAAATACCTGCACTTACTGTAA
- a CDS encoding FprA family A-type flavoprotein: MKCTRNVTDHVIWVGANDRRLNLFENLFPIPRGVSYNAYLIKDEKNALMDTVDASASEQFIENVAYALNGGKLDYLVVQHMEPDHCANIQRILELYPETKVVGNVKTMQMISQFFDADLEGRQVVVKEGDTLELGNHTLHFVMAPMVHWPEVMVSYEDSEKILFSADAFGTFGALNGNLFNDEVDFEKDWIDDARRYFTNIVGKYGMQVQALLKKAAGLDIQMICPLHGPVWRNNLNYFIEKHDKWSKYEPEDQAVAIIYGSIYGNTEQAADALAVKLGAKGVKNIAVYDASKTDVSELIAEIFRVSHVVIACPTYNGGIYPPIENLLAHMKALAVQNRTVAVMDNGTWAATAGKQIVKQLEEMKNMTVLDQKLSIKSTLKADQEDNLDAFAQQIIDAM; encoded by the coding sequence ATGAAATGTACAAGAAATGTAACAGATCACGTGATCTGGGTGGGCGCAAATGACAGAAGATTAAACTTATTCGAGAATTTATTCCCGATTCCAAGAGGGGTATCCTATAATGCATATCTGATTAAAGATGAGAAGAATGCCCTGATGGATACAGTAGATGCATCCGCATCCGAACAATTTATTGAAAATGTAGCTTATGCATTAAACGGCGGGAAATTAGATTACCTTGTCGTACAGCATATGGAACCGGATCATTGTGCCAATATCCAGAGAATTCTGGAGTTATATCCAGAGACAAAAGTAGTTGGAAATGTAAAAACCATGCAGATGATCAGCCAGTTCTTTGATGCAGATCTGGAAGGCAGACAGGTTGTGGTAAAAGAAGGCGACACGCTGGAACTTGGAAATCATACCCTTCATTTTGTGATGGCACCGATGGTACACTGGCCGGAGGTTATGGTATCTTATGAAGATTCGGAGAAGATCCTGTTCTCTGCAGACGCATTCGGAACATTTGGCGCATTGAACGGCAATCTGTTCAACGACGAGGTTGATTTCGAAAAGGACTGGATCGATGATGCAAGAAGATACTTCACGAATATCGTAGGAAAATATGGCATGCAGGTACAGGCACTTCTGAAAAAAGCAGCAGGGCTGGATATTCAGATGATCTGCCCGCTTCACGGACCGGTATGGAGAAATAATCTGAATTACTTTATTGAGAAACACGATAAGTGGAGCAAATACGAGCCGGAAGACCAGGCTGTTGCCATTATCTATGGTTCTATTTACGGAAATACAGAGCAGGCAGCAGATGCACTGGCAGTAAAGCTTGGTGCAAAAGGTGTAAAAAATATTGCAGTTTATGATGCATCCAAGACAGATGTATCAGAACTGATCGCCGAGATTTTCCGTGTCAGCCATGTGGTGATCGCATGCCCGACATACAACGGAGGCATCTATCCACCGATTGAAAATCTGCTGGCGCACATGAAGGCACTGGCTGTACAGAACAGAACGGTTGCTGTTATGGATAACGGAACCTGGGCTGCAACAGCAGGAAAGCAGATCGTAAAACAGTTAGAAGAGATGAAAAATATGACGGTACTCGATCAGAAACTGTCGATCAAATCTACATTAAAAGCGGATCAGGAAGATAACTTAGATGCATTTGCACAGCAGATCATAGATGCTATGTAA
- a CDS encoding sensor histidine kinase, whose amino-acid sequence MKRISDRLSEKGATLKKTAKTDNSSDPKTLCYNILSTICILTLATVLAFSFFHITRSDPANIALIYILALIIIARITSGYVFGIISALFCVIFINWCFTYPYFKVNFQISGYPVTFVFLLSISLIVSTLTTQLKKQDKMILERERAINEADKERIRANLLRAISHDLRTPLTSIIGSSDSFIENYQNLTDPEKQSLVSSINEDSHWLLNMVENLLSVTRIQDDTGTVKKEDEVVEEVVSEAIIRLKRRLPDIEIHVSAPEDVLIIPMDPLLIEQVLMNLMENAFVHSESDRPIDLRITENPDTVTFHIIDYGKGIDEQTIPLILKGEYTAPRTSDTHRGMGIGLSICNTIVQAHGGKIAAHNHADGAEFLFTLPKEDT is encoded by the coding sequence ATGAAAAGAATATCTGACCGGCTTTCGGAGAAAGGAGCAACATTGAAAAAAACAGCAAAAACCGACAATTCATCTGACCCTAAGACTTTATGCTATAATATTCTTTCTACTATCTGTATCCTGACACTGGCAACGGTTCTGGCTTTCTCATTTTTTCATATTACCAGAAGCGATCCTGCCAATATTGCACTTATTTATATTCTTGCTCTTATTATCATTGCCAGAATTACCAGTGGATATGTTTTTGGTATTATTTCTGCTTTGTTTTGTGTTATATTCATCAACTGGTGCTTTACATATCCTTATTTTAAAGTTAATTTTCAGATCAGCGGATACCCTGTCACATTTGTATTTCTGCTTTCCATTTCACTGATCGTATCCACATTGACAACACAGTTAAAGAAACAGGACAAAATGATTCTGGAAAGAGAGCGTGCGATCAATGAGGCAGACAAAGAACGGATACGTGCCAATCTTCTGCGGGCAATCTCTCATGATCTTCGTACACCGCTTACTTCTATTATAGGCTCTTCGGATTCTTTTATAGAAAATTATCAGAATCTGACTGATCCGGAAAAGCAAAGTCTTGTATCGTCTATTAACGAAGATTCACACTGGCTTTTGAATATGGTCGAAAATCTTCTGTCTGTCACAAGAATTCAGGATGATACCGGAACTGTTAAAAAAGAGGACGAAGTCGTAGAAGAAGTCGTTTCCGAAGCAATCATCCGATTAAAGCGGCGGCTTCCGGATATTGAAATTCACGTAAGCGCTCCGGAAGATGTCCTGATCATTCCGATGGATCCGCTTCTTATCGAACAGGTTCTAATGAATCTGATGGAAAATGCTTTTGTTCATTCCGAAAGCGACAGGCCTATCGACCTTCGTATTACAGAAAACCCGGATACCGTTACCTTTCATATCATAGATTATGGAAAGGGTATTGACGAACAGACCATCCCACTGATTTTAAAAGGCGAATATACAGCCCCACGTACATCGGATACCCACCGTGGCATGGGAATCGGTCTTTCTATCTGCAACACTATTGTCCAGGCACATGGCGGAAAAATTGCCGCACATAATCATGCAGATGGCGCTGAATTTCTATTTACATTACCAAAGGAGGATACTTAA